A window from Sphingobium sp. EM0848 encodes these proteins:
- a CDS encoding TraU family protein translates to MKRRLSLALIGLLLAGAVPLAWPGTAHASKCEAGTIFNPITKVRWTCIFPITVGGVRIGSFDKLDKELDAQSASKPLCACRKGVEFWFGVKISYWSPNRMIDVVTEPGCMMALGADLMPTGGKLQGSQSSIADGTNTRKMFAQMHYYISPVWAMLDMFTDLPCLENDGFDVAMITEVLPTWQSGTLGAIIQPEGILFGNPAAGLACMGDSAAAAAGKVIDPLFWCMGSWGATYPIAGDIHFDDSVEAWAGLAARGTFMMGRLGALTISSADGCSFKPQPIWTKSRYKLQIMEPVKGGKCVNIGRPGALWSSAKHAPGKDNAQFMLFEKVICCAGMSVP, encoded by the coding sequence ATGAAACGGCGGCTATCCCTCGCCCTCATCGGGCTGCTGCTGGCAGGAGCCGTCCCGCTTGCCTGGCCGGGCACGGCGCACGCGTCCAAATGCGAAGCAGGCACGATCTTCAATCCCATCACCAAGGTACGCTGGACCTGCATCTTTCCGATCACGGTCGGTGGCGTCCGGATCGGGAGCTTCGACAAGCTCGACAAGGAACTGGACGCGCAGTCCGCCTCCAAGCCGCTATGTGCCTGCCGCAAGGGGGTGGAGTTCTGGTTCGGGGTCAAAATCTCCTATTGGTCGCCCAATCGGATGATCGATGTCGTGACCGAACCGGGCTGCATGATGGCGCTGGGGGCGGACCTCATGCCGACGGGCGGGAAACTGCAAGGCAGCCAGTCCTCGATCGCCGATGGCACCAACACGCGCAAGATGTTCGCCCAGATGCATTATTATATCTCGCCGGTCTGGGCGATGCTCGACATGTTCACCGATCTCCCCTGCCTGGAAAATGACGGCTTCGATGTCGCCATGATCACCGAGGTGCTGCCGACCTGGCAGTCCGGGACGCTGGGCGCCATCATCCAGCCCGAGGGCATCTTGTTCGGTAACCCTGCCGCGGGCCTGGCCTGCATGGGCGACAGCGCGGCGGCGGCAGCCGGCAAGGTCATCGATCCCCTCTTCTGGTGCATGGGAAGCTGGGGCGCGACCTATCCGATCGCGGGCGACATCCACTTCGACGACAGCGTCGAAGCCTGGGCGGGCCTGGCTGCGCGCGGCACCTTTATGATGGGCAGGCTCGGCGCACTTACCATTTCATCCGCCGACGGCTGCTCGTTCAAGCCGCAGCCGATCTGGACCAAGAGCCGCTACAAGCTCCAGATCATGGAGCCGGTGAAGGGCGGCAAATGCGTCAATATCGGCCGACCCGGCGCGCTCTGGTCGTCGGCCAAACATGCACCGGGCAAGGACAATGCCCAGTTCATGCTCTTTGAAAAGGTGATCTGCTGCGCCGGGATGTCGGTCCCATGA
- the traN gene encoding conjugal transfer protein TraN has translation MTAVSRHRPWHGRASAAAFALALGLGLSVALPATALAQQICAADLNQNGDAADEGEQASCTATVGGAWLCPIQAVDCVADAAGQYSCPLGSQHACLAPANGGPPACSPNACADVASNPIVEEPPIDDPGSESNGGIDADGNCLGTIEIFSGRGLRCRPPGLSTTFANCCKDKGKIVKDGMGSSISSIGTKIAVAKGVFTGMKAAYVAFKAGATASQAASAGANVLIVGLDPTSIAISLAINFMMEFLFSGCDQQDMEAAMLRSSGMCHEVGSYCSSSFLGVCLQKAISSCCFNTKLGRIIQEQGRPQLRSFNGNLWGTAKKPMCRGFTPEEFQALDFSKMDLSEYYADIEARAQSDIRQDMEDRINAYLKTVSP, from the coding sequence ATGACCGCGGTTTCGCGCCATCGCCCCTGGCATGGCCGCGCCAGTGCCGCCGCCTTTGCGCTGGCCCTGGGGCTTGGCCTCAGCGTCGCCCTCCCCGCCACCGCGCTTGCGCAACAGATCTGCGCGGCCGACCTCAACCAGAATGGCGATGCCGCCGATGAAGGCGAGCAGGCAAGCTGCACGGCGACCGTCGGTGGTGCCTGGCTCTGCCCGATCCAGGCTGTCGACTGCGTCGCCGATGCAGCGGGCCAATATAGCTGTCCGCTGGGTTCGCAACATGCCTGCCTTGCACCGGCCAATGGCGGACCGCCAGCCTGCTCACCCAACGCGTGCGCCGATGTCGCGTCCAACCCCATCGTGGAGGAGCCGCCGATCGATGATCCGGGCAGCGAGTCCAATGGCGGCATCGATGCCGATGGCAATTGCCTGGGCACGATCGAGATTTTCTCCGGCCGGGGCCTCCGCTGCCGTCCGCCCGGCCTTTCCACCACCTTTGCCAATTGCTGCAAGGACAAGGGCAAGATCGTCAAGGACGGCATGGGCTCGTCCATCTCCTCGATCGGCACCAAGATCGCCGTCGCAAAGGGCGTTTTCACCGGCATGAAGGCGGCCTATGTGGCGTTCAAGGCGGGGGCAACCGCGAGCCAGGCAGCAAGCGCGGGCGCCAATGTGCTGATCGTCGGTCTTGATCCGACATCGATCGCGATCAGCCTCGCCATCAACTTCATGATGGAGTTCCTGTTCTCCGGCTGTGACCAACAGGACATGGAGGCGGCCATGCTGCGCTCCTCGGGCATGTGCCATGAGGTCGGCAGCTATTGCTCGTCTAGTTTCCTCGGAGTCTGCCTCCAGAAGGCAATCAGCTCCTGCTGCTTCAACACCAAGCTTGGCCGCATCATCCAGGAACAGGGCCGGCCCCAGCTCAGGAGCTTCAACGGTAATCTCTGGGGCACGGCGAAGAAGCCGATGTGCCGGGGCTTCACGCCCGAAGAATTCCAGGCGCTGGATTTCAGCAAGATGGACCTCTCCGAATATTATGCGGACATCGAAGCCCGCGCCCAATCCGACATCCGACAAGACATGGAGGATCGCATCAATGCGTATCTCAAGACCGTTAGCCCGTAG
- a CDS encoding conjugal transfer protein TraW — protein MAVSALTIAAPMLLAVTAAQTSSTIGRTWPIAEPDALAEIEAKAATLPPDLSKSFGPRENWTAMKAASLGVAAADRVRSVIPFYTLDFDITLPDGKTLYPKGFTFNPLTYVKLPQRLVVVHPRDLGWALRTARPSDFILLSALGGQNRDAIDLSEKTGRAIYILEERVKERLGLTVAPVIVAQSGTRLLLTEFGPKSRLLSKGMLP, from the coding sequence ATGGCAGTCTCTGCGCTCACGATCGCCGCACCGATGCTACTGGCCGTCACTGCGGCGCAGACCAGCAGCACGATCGGCCGTACCTGGCCGATCGCGGAACCTGATGCCCTCGCCGAAATCGAAGCAAAGGCCGCGACCTTGCCGCCTGATCTCAGCAAATCCTTTGGCCCGCGCGAGAATTGGACCGCGATGAAGGCCGCCTCGCTCGGTGTTGCTGCCGCAGACCGGGTGCGCAGCGTCATTCCCTTCTACACGCTCGACTTCGATATCACCCTGCCGGACGGGAAGACGCTGTACCCCAAGGGCTTCACCTTCAATCCGCTGACCTATGTGAAGCTGCCCCAGCGGCTCGTCGTGGTCCATCCGCGCGACCTTGGCTGGGCGCTGCGCACTGCTCGGCCCAGCGATTTCATTTTGCTGAGCGCGCTCGGCGGCCAGAATCGCGACGCCATCGATCTCAGCGAAAAGACCGGCCGGGCCATCTACATTTTGGAGGAACGGGTAAAGGAGCGGCTCGGTCTTACCGTAGCGCCGGTCATCGTCGCCCAGTCGGGCACGCGGCTTCTCCTCACCGAATTTGGCCCGAAAAGCCGGCTGTTGTCCAAGGGCATGCTCCCATGA
- a CDS encoding type-F conjugative transfer system pilin assembly protein TrbC yields the protein MDRLEGTVARARNDGARVPDPRLPIVDRPADRRRAFEDLRKRLPAPDMEARARAAKIRGDASLAAERERQAAALRKALGLEPSEEQAIAKAAAPTQVKGWVPVLFVSSSMPLATLRAYAVQLEKAHGVMAFRGMPGGLKKVGPMARLTAQILRLDPGCEGPSCTMRNVQLIVDPIVFRQHGIARVPALAMIPGDPTQAYCERDDDSLAAAHIVYGDSALPGLLDEYARLGGKEEVRHVQALLAPR from the coding sequence ATGGACCGCCTCGAAGGGACCGTTGCCAGGGCCAGGAATGACGGGGCGCGCGTTCCCGATCCTCGCCTGCCGATAGTCGACCGGCCTGCTGATCGCCGTCGCGCCTTTGAGGACCTGCGCAAGCGCTTGCCCGCGCCAGACATGGAAGCGCGCGCCCGCGCCGCCAAAATCCGGGGCGATGCGAGCCTTGCCGCCGAGCGCGAGCGACAGGCCGCCGCCTTGCGCAAGGCCCTGGGACTGGAGCCTTCCGAGGAGCAGGCGATCGCCAAGGCAGCAGCGCCCACGCAGGTAAAAGGCTGGGTGCCGGTCCTGTTTGTTTCCTCATCCATGCCGCTTGCGACCTTGCGAGCCTATGCCGTCCAACTGGAAAAGGCGCACGGCGTCATGGCGTTTCGCGGGATGCCAGGTGGCCTCAAGAAGGTCGGCCCCATGGCACGGCTGACGGCGCAAATCCTGCGGCTCGATCCGGGCTGCGAAGGCCCATCCTGCACCATGCGCAATGTCCAGCTGATCGTCGATCCGATCGTCTTCCGCCAACATGGCATTGCCCGCGTGCCCGCGCTGGCGATGATCCCGGGCGATCCCACCCAGGCTTATTGCGAGCGCGACGATGATAGCCTGGCAGCCGCGCATATCGTCTATGGCGACAGCGCGCTTCCCGGTTTGCTCGATGAATATGCCCGCCTAGGCGGCAAGGAGGAGGTGCGCCATGTTCAGGCTCTTCTGGCTCCTCGTTAA
- a CDS encoding S26 family signal peptidase, with protein sequence MFRLFWLLVKALVGLWPRLRCLPRQAAIALGAPGPSNAPRPWRLWWTMLVVLPIALFAALLVPQVTLVMTPSIEAWAVRKAPGPIRRGDYVMFTLRHPIAGPKPILVTKHALCLPGDRLTLIEAPSSQAIRTLDGRYYCNGVLLGQSLPFAHNGLKLDHMRWSGLIPSGMAYVGSPHPRGFDSRYLGLLPIARLTRMERIL encoded by the coding sequence ATGTTCAGGCTCTTCTGGCTCCTCGTTAAGGCGCTGGTCGGTCTGTGGCCGCGCCTGCGGTGCTTGCCGCGCCAAGCGGCGATCGCGCTGGGTGCGCCTGGCCCCAGCAATGCGCCGCGACCCTGGCGGCTCTGGTGGACCATGCTGGTCGTGCTGCCGATCGCCCTGTTCGCTGCGCTGCTGGTACCGCAGGTGACCCTTGTCATGACGCCATCGATCGAGGCATGGGCCGTGCGCAAGGCGCCGGGGCCAATCCGGCGCGGCGACTATGTGATGTTCACCCTGCGCCATCCCATCGCCGGGCCAAAGCCCATATTGGTGACGAAGCACGCGCTCTGCCTGCCCGGCGATCGCCTGACCCTGATCGAAGCGCCTTCTTCCCAAGCGATCAGAACCCTCGACGGCCGCTATTATTGCAATGGCGTGCTGTTGGGGCAGAGCCTTCCCTTCGCGCACAATGGCCTGAAGCTTGACCATATGCGCTGGAGTGGCCTCATCCCATCCGGCATGGCCTATGTCGGCTCACCCCATCCCCGTGGCTTCGACAGCCGCTATCTCGGGCTGCTGCCAATCGCGCGCCTGACCCGCATGGAGCGCATCCTGTGA